From Rutidosis leptorrhynchoides isolate AG116_Rl617_1_P2 chromosome 3, CSIRO_AGI_Rlap_v1, whole genome shotgun sequence, a single genomic window includes:
- the LOC139902979 gene encoding uncharacterized protein, whose product MDDSMDDSWTIRTSETDQKAIDQLYDVYPDLFTIVLHHGGYFRMGSEVVYTEGKTDYIDCFDIEKFCLGQLDSVMQELGYDPTRSVVYRFLKPNTNMDTGLNLLNDNEHRDYLLSCLEDGDVIYRQIDVYAEHEDIKGKRLWSEQINNDNLVVGGVHSDGSLVEGDNSEGSDSEDSDYIVDDENEILDVHVEMKDFNFNIDKNVEFMGNGCNSFEDDEVNIEGTELEVLNNDGFESYDSQSDEEGVRKKRIRNHKKEVEGSVQVGKTFFYLGQKFESKSEVREAVRMHAIETRRKLVIVKNDKRRIRVKCEGLCINSKGGEIVSQSDLSKKTKCDVGPSNLRVKGGVVGKSKDKVTSQIKKAGESCSGKTNKWAKRELHIVCEWVLLVSKEKDSEEWEVRTYRHQHECQPARILKFCTYQFLSNRLVPQIQKNPKIPIKAVRSYLETETELIISEHKAYRAVRKATKMIQGDYKSQYAELRDYVCELKRGNVDTTVKFEVEPGTLKSETRVFKRIYICLGPLKKGFKAIGRDLLGLDGAFMKQPATGCILSAVGVDSNNGIYPVAYAIVEQECGSSWTWFLECLGQDLDLSTNSNFTFISDRQKGLIQAVTNVFPCAEHRHCLRHIHGNMKGDFRGVAYKNHLWRCASVTTVPEFEQAMQQLKEFDNEAFVWLAKIPAHQWARSHFTGRAVSDVLLSNMCECFNRWLVDARDKPIVTALEYIREYCMKRIVNVKKNISKTNGPLTPAATKLFEKIKSEAHQCTVLWGGDQRYQVSGKVNQYVVDMETRSCACRKWELTGIPCKHAIAVFYNMSENGLETGEPETWVHPVYLLDTWIKTYQYTIEPLNGRSLWPKAEGMFTLVSPKTISTPGRPKKKRRLSKNEVDVIGDSGKLSSKGKLKKCGTCGTYGHNKSTCTGEKKRSGNVDNKWTKKTVKVKLSPSKKTMVVGKGKKKK is encoded by the exons ATGGATGATTCAATGGATGATTCATGGACTATTCGTACATCAGAAACTGATCAAAAGGCTATCGACCAATTATACG ATGTATACCCTGATTTGTTCACGATTGTGTTACATCATGGTGGATATTTTAGAATGGGTAGTGAAGTTGTGTACACAGAAGGTAAAACTGATTACATTGATTGTTTTGACATTGAAAAGTTTTGTTTAGGACAACTGGATTCAGTCATGCAAGAATTAGGTTATGATCCCACCAGGTCTGTGGTATATCGTTTTCTTAAACCCAATACAAACATGGATACTGGGTTAAATCTTTTAAATGATAATGAACATAGGGACTATTTGCTTAGTTGTCTAGAAGATGGTGATGTGATTTATAGGCAAATTGATGTGTATGCTGAACATGAGGATATTAAAGGGAAGAGGTTATGGTCAGaacaaattaataatgataacttaGTAGTTGGTGGTGTTCACAGTGATGGGAGCTTAGTAGAGGGTGATAACAGTGAAGGTAGTGACTCTGAGGATAGTGATTACATTGTTGATGATGAAAATGAGATTTTGGATGTTCATGTAGAGATGAAAGATTTTAATTTTAACATTGATAAGAATGTAGAGTTTATGGGAAATGGCTGTAACTCATTTGAAGATGATGAGGTCAATATTGAGGGTACAGAATTGGAAGTGTTGAACAATGATGGTTTTGAAAGCTATGATTCTCAAAGTGATGAAGAAGGGGTAAGGAAGAAGAGAATTCGTAATCATAAAAAGGAGGTTGAAGGTAGTGTTCAAGTGGGAAAAACTTTCTTCTATCTTGGACAAAAGTTTGAAAGTAAATCAGAGGTTAGGGAAGCTGTGAGAATGCATGCTATTGAAACTAGGAGAAAGCTAGTTATTGTTAAGAATGACAAAAGAAGAATTAGGGTTAAATGTGAAGGGTTGTGTATAAATTCAAAAGGTGGTGAGATAGTTAGTCAAAGTGATTTGTCAAAGAAGACAAAATGTGATGTGGGGCCCAGTAACTTAAGAGTTAAAGGTGGTGTAGTTGGGAAGAGTAAAGACAAAGTGACTAGTCAAATTAAAAAAGCAGGGGAATCTTGTAGTGGGAAGACTAACAAATGGGCAAAAAGGGAATTACACATTGTTTGTGAGTGGGTGTTGTTGGTATCCAAAGAAAAAGATAGTGAAGAATGGGAGGTTAGAACCTACAGACACCAACATGAATGTCAACCTGCAAGAATACTAAAATTCTGCACTTACCAATTTTTATCAAATCGGTTGGTACCTCAAATTCAAAAGAATCCAAAGATACCAATTAAAGCTGTCAGATCATATTTGGAAACAGAAACTGAATTAATCATCAGTGAGCATAAAGCATATCGTGCTGTGAGAAAGGCAACAAAGATGATTCAAGGGGATTATAAATCTCAGTATGCTGAGCTCAGAGATTATGTTTGTGAATTAAAGAGAGGTAATGTTGATACTACTGTTAAGTTTGAGGTTGAGCCAGGAACCCTAAAGTCTGAAACTAGGGTTTTCAAGAGAATTTACATTTGTTTGGGACCATTGAAGAAGGGTTTTAAAGCAATAGGTAGAGATCTACTTGGGTTGGATGGTGCTTTTATGAAACAACCTGCAACTGGTTGTATTTTGAGTGCTGTAGGGGTTGATTCAAACAATGGCATATATCCTGTAGCATATGCCATTGTTGAACAAGAGTGTGGTTCATCCTGGACTTGGTTCTTAGAGTGCTTGGGTCAAGATCTTGACTTGTCTACcaattctaactttacttttatcaGTGACAGGCAAAAG GGTTTAATACAAGCTGTTACAAATGTGTTTCCTTGTGCTGAGCATAGACATTGCCTTAGACATATTCATGGGAATATGAAAGGGGATTTCAGGGGTGTTGCTTATAAGAATCACTTGTGGAGATGTGCTAGTGTAACAACAGTTCCTGAGTTTGAGCAGGCTATGCAACAATTGAAGGAGTTTGATAATGAAGCTTTTGTTTGGTTAGCTAAAATTCCTGCCCATCAGTGGGCAAGGAGTCATTTTACAGGAAGGGCTGTATCAGATGTGTTGCTCAGTAACATGTGTGAGTGTTTCAACAGATGGTTAGTTGATGCACGTGACAAACCCATAGTTACAGCTTTAGAATACATCCGAGAGTATTGCATGAAGAGAATTGTTAATGTAAAGAAAAACATTTCCAAGACTAATGGCCCTTTAACACCTGCAGCCACCAAATTGTTTGAGAAAATCAAATCTGAGGCTCACCAGTGTACTGTCTTATGGGGTGGAGATCAAAGGTACCAAGTGAGTGGAAAAGTTAATCAATATGTTGTGGATATGGAGACTAGATCATGTGCTTGTAGAAAGTGGGAACTAACAGGGATACCTTGTAAGCATGCAATTGCAGTGTTTTATAACATGAGTGAAAATGGTTTGGAAACTGGTGAACCAGAAACATGGGTTCATCCAGTGTATTTGTTAGATACATGGATCAAAACTTACCAATACACCATTGAGCCATTGAATGGGAGAAGCTTATGGCCAAAGGCAGAAGGCATGTTCACTCTGGTATCACCAAAGACTATTTCCACACCTGGTCGTCCAAAAAAGAAAAGAAGGTTGTCCAAAAATGAAGTTGATGTCATTGGTGATAGTGGTAAACTTAGCTCAAAAG GCAAGCTAAAGAAGTGTGGCACATGTGGTACTTATGGACACAATAAGAGTACTTGTACAGGTGAGAAGAAAAGAAGTGGGAATGTGGATAACAAGTGGACAAAAAAGACAGTGAAAGTTAAGCTATCTCCTTCAAAGAAGACAATGGTAGTTGgaaaagggaagaagaagaagtga
- the LOC139902488 gene encoding uncharacterized protein — translation MPEYFTYFSQRFDAIGRPTFTTLQKCTSAIRQLAYGTAPDMRDEYLQMSEQTSILCLDYFRMCIITLYKKEYMRSPNAHDVARLYSVHEERHGFRGMLSSIDCMHWEWRNCPVALKGQYTRGDHKKPTLMLEVVASYDLWIWHALFEMAGSNNDINVLNQSPIFDKLKKWKMVWNVYETEDGIEISSQEK, via the coding sequence ATGCCAGAATATTTTACTTACTTTTCTCAACGATTTGATGCTATCGGTAGGCCTACATTTACTACTTTACAAAAATGTACGTCGGCTATACGTCAATTGGCGTATGGCACCGCTCCCGATATGCGGGATGAATATTTGCAAATGAGTGAGCAAACATCAATACTATGTCTAGATTACTTTCGTATGTGTATTATTACATTGTACAAAAAAGAATACATGCGGTCTCCAAATGCACACGATGTTGCTAGATTGTATAGTGTTCACGAGGAGAGACATGGGTTTAGGGGTATGCTCAGTAGTATAGATTGTATGCACTGGGAGTGGAGGAATTGTCCTGTTGCTTTAAAAGGACAATACACTAGGGGTGATCACAAGAAACCGACCCTTATGCTTGAAGTTGTTGCTTCTTATGACTTGTGGATTTGGCATGCTCTTTTTGAGATGGCGGGTTCTAACAATGATATCAACGTTTTGAACCAATCACCTATATTTGATAAACTTAAGAAATGGAAAATGGTATGGAACGTATACGAAACAGAGGACGGGATCGAGATATCATCGCAAGAGAAATAA